Genomic window (uncultured Hyphomonas sp.):
CATGTTCAGCGAGGCGGGCGCCGTGCGCGCCCTCGGCCTGATGGGCAGCGTCGAGTCGCTGGTGCCAGCGCTGGCCCCGGTCGCAGGCGTCTGGCTGCTGGCGGGGTTCGGCTGGACCAGTTCATTCTATGTCATCGCCGTGCTCAGCCTGTTCGTGGCGGTGCTCGTGCGCGCCCTCGGGTCCAGCCTGCCGGTGCCGCCGCCGACGCGCAGCCAGGGCAGCTATATCCGCCTGCTGAAGAATTCGACCTATATGCGGTATGCCCTCAGCCAGGCCTGCACGCTGGGCGGGCTGCTGATCTTCGTGTTCGGCGCCCCGGCCATGATGACCAGGGCACTGGGCCTCAGCCTGAACGCCTTCATTCTCATGCAGGTAACCGGCATCGCCTTCTTCATCCTAGCCTCGAACCTCGCCGGGCGACTGGCAGACATGTTCGGGCCGGAGCGGATGATCCTGCTCGGCTCAGGCCTCTCTGCGCTGGGCCTGATGGGACTGTCCATCTACGGCAAGGCAGGCGGAACCGATCCGCTGATGATCACAGCCCTGTTCGTGCCGGTGAACCTCGGCCTCGGCCTGCGCGGCCCGCCGGGCTTCTACCGTGCCATCCTCGCCTCTGACGGGGATGACGCCCGCGGCGCAGCGCTGGTGATCCTGTTCATCCTGTCAATCACGGCGACCGGCACGGCGATTGCCGCCCCTCTGGTGACCGCCGGCCTCGACCCGCTGGCAGGGGTTGCCGCATCATTCTCCTGCGTTTCGGTGATATTGCTTGCGTTCCTGCGGCCATTGAAGGCCGGGTAAACCCGGGAGATTTTCAGCAATCTGAATAATTCTTTTCGGATAAAAGCAGGCTTTCCCTTGTAAAGTGCCAGAAACCCCTTAGATGAGTGTTTCGACTTTTCGCCGGACAATCAGGCATCGAATGTCAGGGCTTGCCCTGCCACTTTATCAGAGACCTCCCAAACAAAACTCGAACTTCCGCGAGCCCGCATGTTGCAGGCCCGCACTATATACAGGAGTGTCCCATGACCAGTGGCACCGTAAAATTCTACAACGACCAAAAAGGCTTCGGCTTTATCGCTCCGGACGATGGCGGCACCGATGTGTTCGTCCACGCAACCGCGCTTGAGCGCGCCGGAATGCGCATGCTGAACGAAGGCCAGAAGGTTTCCTACACCACGGCCGTCGACAAGCGTAACGGCAAAACTGCCGTCGACACGATCGAAGCCGAATAGTCCTTACCGGACTATCAGGTTCAGAAAGGCCGCTTCCCCCGGGAGGCGGCCTTTTTTTTTGCGACAGCAAGATGGGCTCGCAGCCCCTTTCACCTCTACAGCAGAGGCAACACCCGGCTACCTGTAGCTGCCCACACCTTCATCTCCCGGTTCATTGTTTCCGGATCGGAACTGTGATTGCGTGATGACCGGTCGGAGACGCAGCTTTCTGCCACCGGAGACTCCATGGCATTCTGCCTGGCGCCTTCCTTCTCCGATCAAGGAGGAAACAACATGAAGACGTTGAATCTAGCCGCCGGGATTTCCATTCTGGCAACTGCAGCGATGATGCTGCCGTCGACGGCAACAGCCGCGCCGGACAAGCCCATAAACGCTGCCACCACAGACAGCGGAACGCTTTGTATCGTGCATGAGGCCGATGGCGCGCCTTATGTAGTCGACACCGAATGCAGCTGGCATACGGTCACCAAACTCGACAAGGACGGCAATCCGAAATCCTTCACCTATCAGGACAAGGGTAATTTGCAGGAAGGCCAGACAGCCCCTGACGCAGCCGTGAAGATTGCCATTGAGGGCATGTCTGTCTCGGGACTTGCCTGCACCGGCACGGAAGTCGTGACGCCAAGCGGTCAGTACTCGTCTGAACTGAAGTGCAAGTAGAAGACACTTGCCGTACAAGAAAGCGCCGCCTCCCTCAGGAGGCGGTCTTTTTTATGGCGTCGTTACTGGGTCCGGCCAGTGGGCCTATTCCGCATCTTCCTCAGCCGGTTCCATGACCAGCGAGACAGATCCGACGCGGAAGCCGAACCAGCCGACGGTCGCCGTGTTCAGAACGTTACCGCTGCCGTCATTGGCCAGCACATCGCGGAAGCGGACCTTGCGGCCCTTGCCGTTTTCCGACGGCAGGACGACGTCATATTCCAGGCGGAAGGCGCGCCCGTCCTGATAGCCGCGGGCGGTGCCGACGACGTCTTCGCGGGTGCCGGTGTATTCGCCCGGCGCGACGCGTTGGAGCCTCCAGGTCTTCTTGTCCTTTTCGCCATCGTCATAGACGAAGTCTTCGACCAGGGTGAACGTCTGGCCGTCCCAGGTGCCGGTCAGCTGGGCGGTGAAGGTTCGGTGCACGCCGGTGATCGACTTGAACTCTCCGCGCGCCACATGGGCGCCGGCAAGGTCGCGTTCGATGACAAAGGCGTCGCCTGCAGCATCGTCCGGCACGGGCGGCCGGGTGGCGCAGGCAGTGATGAGGGCGAGGGCGGCGAAGGCGGGAAGTTGCTTTTTCATGCCCCTGTTACGGCGCTTGCCGGTGAT
Coding sequences:
- a CDS encoding DUF3833 family protein, with amino-acid sequence MKKQLPAFAALALITACATRPPVPDDAAGDAFVIERDLAGAHVARGEFKSITGVHRTFTAQLTGTWDGQTFTLVEDFVYDDGEKDKKTWRLQRVAPGEYTGTREDVVGTARGYQDGRAFRLEYDVVLPSENGKGRKVRFRDVLANDGSGNVLNTATVGWFGFRVGSVSLVMEPAEEDAE
- a CDS encoding MFS transporter, with product MKTASAPSLAFALLLLGTTLGLAGTDLVLPAVPGLPDELGGSAAMAQLVLAAFVAGGCIGLILFGELGARVDQRRLLVGSLIAYALVSLACALAPSLPALVGLRFLHGLSGAAAAVFAPGMIRAMFSEAGAVRALGLMGSVESLVPALAPVAGVWLLAGFGWTSSFYVIAVLSLFVAVLVRALGSSLPVPPPTRSQGSYIRLLKNSTYMRYALSQACTLGGLLIFVFGAPAMMTRALGLSLNAFILMQVTGIAFFILASNLAGRLADMFGPERMILLGSGLSALGLMGLSIYGKAGGTDPLMITALFVPVNLGLGLRGPPGFYRAILASDGDDARGAALVILFILSITATGTAIAAPLVTAGLDPLAGVAASFSCVSVILLAFLRPLKAG
- a CDS encoding cold-shock protein; protein product: MTSGTVKFYNDQKGFGFIAPDDGGTDVFVHATALERAGMRMLNEGQKVSYTTAVDKRNGKTAVDTIEAE